A DNA window from Vibrio nitrifigilis contains the following coding sequences:
- a CDS encoding NADH:flavin oxidoreductase/NADH oxidase — MAQLFTPISFGPLTANNRIIIAPMCMYSAENGVVRPWHEQHYGTLAQSGAGLLIVEASAVAPEGRISYADAGIWNEECQTAWQHVVENVGRYSSTPLVMQLAHAGRKASTDKPWNNNGAPIAPTDENGWQTVAPSAVPFAATDPTPRALNTDEIDTIINQFVAGAKRALAAGFKGVEIHAAHGYLLHQFLSPISNQRNDEFGGSLENRMRLTLAVFDAIKSAVPEEFMVGIRISATDWADNGWDVEQSIELAKALDKRGCHYIHVSSGGLTEHQQIQVGPNYQVPFSEQIKAAVEMPVIAVGLITDAKQAEQILVEDKADAIGLARGILYDPRWPWHAAAELGATISVSPQYLRCQPHGLKELLTR; from the coding sequence GTGGCTCAGCTATTCACACCTATCTCATTTGGCCCACTGACAGCCAATAACCGAATCATCATTGCACCTATGTGTATGTACTCTGCTGAAAACGGAGTCGTAAGACCATGGCATGAGCAACACTACGGAACTCTTGCCCAATCCGGTGCAGGATTGCTTATTGTTGAAGCCAGCGCCGTTGCTCCTGAAGGACGGATATCCTACGCAGACGCAGGCATTTGGAACGAAGAATGCCAAACGGCATGGCAGCATGTCGTGGAAAATGTCGGCCGCTACTCCTCAACCCCGCTCGTAATGCAACTCGCCCATGCTGGTCGTAAAGCGTCAACAGACAAGCCATGGAACAACAATGGCGCGCCTATCGCACCAACAGATGAAAATGGCTGGCAAACAGTAGCGCCAAGCGCTGTTCCTTTCGCGGCAACAGATCCAACGCCTAGAGCATTAAACACCGACGAAATTGATACCATCATTAATCAGTTTGTTGCGGGTGCAAAACGCGCTCTAGCTGCTGGTTTTAAAGGCGTTGAAATTCATGCTGCTCATGGCTATTTATTGCATCAATTCCTATCTCCAATTAGTAACCAACGTAATGATGAATTTGGCGGCTCCCTCGAAAATCGGATGCGTTTAACATTGGCCGTATTTGATGCGATTAAATCAGCAGTACCTGAAGAGTTTATGGTGGGTATTCGTATTAGTGCCACAGACTGGGCAGACAACGGTTGGGATGTGGAACAAAGCATCGAGTTGGCAAAAGCATTGGATAAACGCGGTTGTCACTATATTCACGTATCTAGCGGTGGTTTAACTGAGCATCAGCAAATCCAGGTTGGCCCGAACTACCAAGTCCCCTTCTCCGAGCAAATTAAAGCAGCAGTTGAAATGCCGGTCATTGCCGTTGGTCTTATCACTGATGCGAAGCAAGCAGAACAGATTCTTGTAGAAGATAAAGCCGACGCGATAGGCTTAGCTCGTGGTATTTTGTATGACCCACGTTGGCCATGGCATGCGGCGGCAGAATTAGGCGCGACCATTTCGGTGAGCCCACAATACTTACGCTGTCAGCCTCATGGATTAAAAGAGCTACTGACACGCTAA